From a single Pempheris klunzingeri isolate RE-2024b chromosome 2, fPemKlu1.hap1, whole genome shotgun sequence genomic region:
- the LOC139208009 gene encoding interferon-induced GTP-binding protein Mx-like: MNSLNQQYEEKVRPCIDLIDSLRSLGVEKDLALPAIAVIGDQSSGKSSVLEALSGVALPRGSGIVTRCPLELKMKRKKEGEEWYGKISYQSCEEDIDDPADVEKKIREAQDEMAGVGVGISDDLISLEIASPDVPDLTLIDLPGIARVAVKGQPENIGDQIKRLIQKFIKKQETISLVVVPCNVDIATTEALKMAQEVDPEGERTLGILTKPDLVDKGTEETVVDIVHNEVIHLKKGYMIVKCRGQKEITEKVTLTEATEREKAFFSDHVNFHSLYDEGLATVPKLAEKLTLELVHHIERSLPRLEEQIEEKLAQTHAELDRYGDGPPSEAAERLLFLIDKVTAFIQDAISLTTGEELKCGEKLNIFSTLRKEFGKWNAHLDHSGQNFNERIEREVEKYEEMYRGRELPGFINYKTFEVMVKEQIKLLEEPAVKRLKDIGDAVRKVFIQLAQCSFIGFPNLMKTAKGKIESIKQQKEITAESTLRTQFKMELLVYAQDRTYSNSLSERKREEEEEDRRIQHPQILGFVYRMDNHATLQELTLHLKSYYKIASQRLTDQIPLVIRYQMLQEFAAQLQREMLQVMQDKENSEFLLREDLDIGSKRAALQSRLKRLMKARTYLVEF; encoded by the exons ATGAACAGTCTGAACCAGCAGTATGAGGAGAAGGTGCGTCCCTGCATCGACCTCATCGACTCTCTTCGCTCTCTGGGTGTGGAGAAGGACTTGGCGCTGCCTGCTATCGCCGTGATTGGAGACCAAAGCTCGGGGAAGAGCTCCGTGCTGGAGGCGCTGTCAGGGGTGGCTCTGCCCAGAGGAAGCG GCATTGTGACAAGATGCCCTCTCGaactgaagatgaagagaaagaaagaaggagaggagtggTACGGAAAGATAAGCTACCAGTCCTGTGAGGAAGACATAGATGATCCTGCAGATGTGGAGAAAAAGATAAGAGAAG ctcAGGACGAAATGGCCGGGGTCGGGGTGGGGATCAGTGATGACCTCATCAGTCTGGAGATCGCCTCTCCTGATGTTCCAGATCTGACGCTCATTGACCTGCCCGGCATCGCCAGGGTGGCTGTAAAGGGACAACCAGAGAACATTGGAGACCAG ATAAAGAGACTGATCCAGAAGTTCATCAAAAAACAAGAAACCATCAGCTTGGTGGTTGTTCCATGCAACGTGGACATAGCAACCACCGAGGCTTTGAAGATGGCCCAGGAGGTGGATCCTGAAGGAGAGAGGACTCTGG gtATCTTGACCAAGCCTGATCTGGTGGACAAAGGCACAGAAGAGACGGTGGTGGACATTGTCCATAATGAGGTCATCCACCTGAAGAAGGGCTACATGATCGTCAAGTGTCGGGGTCAGAAGGAGATCACAGAGAAGGTGACGCTCACTGaagcaacagaaagagagaaagcctTCTTCAGTGACCATGTCAATTTCCA CTCTCTCTATGATGAAGGCCTCGCTACTGTTCCTAAACTGGCTGAGAAACTCACACTTGAGCTGGTGCATCACATCGag AGGTCTCTGCCTCGACTGGAAGAACAGATAGAGGAGAAACTAGCACAGACTCATGCGGAGCTGGACAGATATGGCGATGGACCCCCATCTGAGGCAGCTGAGAGACTCCTATTCCTCATTGAC aaagTGACAGCATTCATTCAGGATGCCATCAGTCTGACTACAGGAGAGGAACTCAAGTGTGGAGAGAAGCTCAACATCTTTTCTACCCTCAGAAAAGAGTTTGGGAAGTGGAATGCCCACCTGGACCACTCAGGACAAAACT TTAACGAGAGGAttgagagagaggtggagaagtATGAAGAGATGTACCGTGGGAGGGAACTGCCTGGCTTCATCAACTACAAGACCTTTGAGGTGATGGTCAAGGAGCAGATCAAACTGCTGGAAGAACCAGCTGTGAAGAGACTCAAGGACATAGGAG ATGCTGTTAGGAAGGTGTTCATCCAGTTGGCTCAGTGTAGCTTCATTGGATTTCCGAACCTCATGAAAACTGCCAAG GGAAAGATCGAATCCATTAAGCAACAAAAAGAGATCACTGCTGAATCCACGCTGAGAACTCAGTTCAAGATGGAGCTGCTTGTTTACGCTCAGGACAGGACCTACAGCAACAGtttgagtgagagaaagagggaggaggaggaggaagacaggcGTATACAACATCCCCAAATACTTGGTTTTGTGTACAGAATGGATAATCATGCAACACTTCAGGAGCTGACGCTCCACCTTAAATCATATTACAAA ATTGCCAGCCAGCGTCTGACTGACCAGATCCCGCTGGTGATCCGCTACCAGATGTTGCAGGAGTTTGCCGCCCAACTGCAGAGGGAGATGCTGCAGGTGATGCAGGACAAAGAGAATTCAGAGTTCTTGCTGAGGGAGGATCTTGACATTGGCAGCAAGAGGGCTGCTTTGCAGAGTCGCCTCAAACGCCTCATGAAGGCCCGCACATACCTGGTGGAGTTTTAG